One segment of Babesia bigemina genome assembly Bbig001, chromosome : II DNA contains the following:
- a CDS encoding sPRT domain containg protein — MCCEVIDLEAIDDVEDYELFDLDDTFRHFNEVCFDQTLEAVCVSWSKRLTLTAGNCRFKVVPNDGAYIWLKRGQYCEIRLSEPLLKYRSAKECKETLLHEMIHAHLYLTKDYRDVRAHGKEFLWHMQRVNEITGLNVTVYHEFDDEVEYHRKHVWRCSVRPLYEITHSMQGLCRQQPPYFGYLRRARNVPPGPRERWCMS, encoded by the exons ATGACGTAGAGGACTACGAGCTATTCGATCTTGACGACACTTTTCGCCATTTCAACGAAGTATGCTTCGACCAGACGCTCGAGGCAGTATGCGTGTCCTGGAGCAAAAGGCTCACTCTGACCGCTGGCAATTGCCGATTTAAGGTAGTCCCTAATGACGGAGCGTATATATGGTTGAAGCGGGGGCAATACTGCGAAATTAGGCTCAGCGAACCCTTACTTAAGTACCGTTCAGCCAAGGAGTGCAAG GAAACGTTGCTGCATGAGATGATCCATGCCCATCTCTACCTCACGAAAGATTACCGAGACGTAAGAGCGCATGGCAAG GAGTTCTTGTGGCACATGCAGAGGGTGAACGAGATCACCGGGCTCAACGTCACTGTCTATCATGAGTTCGACGATGAAGTGGAGTACCACCGGAAGCATGTCTGGAGGTGTTCGGTGAGGCCGTTATACGAAATCACTCACAGCATGCAGGGGCTCTGTAggcagcagccgccgtATTTCGGCTACCTGAGACGAGCTCGAAACGTGCCTCCAGGACCAAGGGAAAGGTGGTGTATGTCGTAA